One Burkholderia cepacia genomic window carries:
- a CDS encoding NAD-dependent epimerase/dehydratase family protein, with amino-acid sequence MKILVTGATSGLGRNAVDALLADGRAVRATGRNLEAGAALRAAGAEFVPAELATLDDAQADALLRDVGAVWHCAALSSPWGRRDDFVASNVTATRRLAQAAVARGVPRFVHVSTPSIYFDYRHHRDIDESYRAARFVNHYAATKAQAEDELCALAGAHPGTTFVLLRPRGLFGPHDRVIVPRILQLLHARRGVLPLPRGGTALVDLTYVGNVVHALRVATHAQVASGAAFNITNFEPCTLASLLARLLGDALKLRYRIRALPYPLLDALARASELSGHLRGREPLLTRYGIGALHFDMTLGNTRAAALLGYRPPISIDDGIRLTADWIRTHGNHYGI; translated from the coding sequence ATGAAGATCCTCGTGACCGGCGCGACGAGCGGGCTCGGCCGCAACGCCGTCGATGCGCTGCTGGCGGACGGCCGCGCCGTGCGCGCAACCGGCCGCAATCTCGAAGCGGGCGCCGCGTTGCGCGCGGCCGGCGCCGAGTTCGTGCCGGCGGAACTCGCGACGCTCGACGACGCGCAGGCCGACGCGCTGCTGCGCGACGTCGGCGCGGTCTGGCACTGCGCGGCGCTGTCGTCGCCGTGGGGCCGGCGCGACGATTTCGTCGCGTCGAACGTGACCGCGACCCGCCGGCTCGCGCAAGCGGCCGTCGCGCGCGGCGTGCCGCGCTTCGTGCACGTATCGACGCCGTCGATCTACTTCGACTACCGGCATCACCGCGACATCGACGAGTCGTATCGCGCCGCGCGCTTCGTGAATCACTACGCGGCGACCAAGGCGCAGGCCGAAGACGAACTGTGCGCGCTCGCCGGCGCGCATCCCGGCACGACCTTCGTGCTGCTGCGCCCGCGCGGGCTGTTCGGCCCGCACGACCGCGTGATCGTGCCGCGCATCCTGCAACTGCTGCACGCGCGACGCGGCGTGCTGCCGCTGCCGCGCGGCGGCACCGCGCTCGTCGACCTGACCTACGTCGGCAACGTCGTGCATGCGCTGCGCGTCGCGACGCACGCACAGGTCGCATCGGGCGCCGCGTTCAACATCACGAACTTCGAGCCGTGCACGCTCGCGTCGCTGCTCGCGCGCCTGCTCGGCGATGCGCTGAAGCTGCGCTACCGGATCCGCGCGCTGCCGTATCCGCTGCTGGACGCGCTCGCGCGCGCGTCCGAGCTGAGCGGCCACCTGCGCGGCCGCGAGCCGCTGCTCACGCGCTACGGGATCGGCGCGCTCCATTTCGACATGACGCTCGGCAACACGCGCGCCGCCGCGCTGCTCGGCTACCGGCCGCCGATCTCGATCGACGACGGCATACGTCTCACCGCGGACTGGATTCGTACGCATGGCAACCATTACGGCATTTGA
- a CDS encoding 3-oxoacyl-[acyl-carrier-protein] synthase III C-terminal domain-containing protein, which yields MLPIRIICTGKALPSRRVTSGELDALLKHKPGFSRKKSGIDVRYYADDAETQSGLAAAALRDALRRGQVAPASIDLLLSASGVGEQALPSTASRILGPAGLPAGTAAFDVNASCLSFVAALQVAASLLASGAYRRIAIVASDLASRGIDWNDPEASLIFGDGAAAAIVERGDAATGIEAFRMETYPAGNAFCEIRAGGTRRNPRIGAEPADYLFRMDGKRVFRLASTVIGGFLEQLFGGNAHAARDVDVVIPHQASHLAMEHIRKRLGMRPDSLVDIYAQHGNQVAASIPTALHEAIEQGRFTRGTRALLIGTAAGLTVGGMVLVA from the coding sequence ATGCTGCCCATTCGAATCATTTGCACCGGCAAGGCGCTGCCGTCGCGGCGCGTCACGTCCGGCGAGCTTGACGCGCTGCTCAAACACAAGCCGGGTTTCTCGCGCAAGAAGTCGGGCATCGACGTCCGCTACTACGCCGACGACGCCGAAACGCAATCCGGGCTCGCCGCGGCCGCGCTGCGCGACGCGCTGCGGCGCGGCCAGGTCGCGCCTGCGTCGATCGACCTGCTGCTGTCCGCGTCGGGCGTCGGCGAGCAGGCGCTGCCCAGCACCGCGAGCCGGATTCTCGGGCCGGCCGGGCTGCCGGCCGGCACCGCCGCATTCGACGTGAACGCGAGCTGCCTGAGCTTCGTGGCCGCACTGCAGGTCGCGGCAAGCCTGCTCGCGAGCGGCGCGTACCGGCGCATCGCGATCGTCGCGTCGGACCTGGCGTCACGCGGCATCGACTGGAACGACCCGGAAGCGTCGCTGATCTTCGGCGACGGCGCGGCCGCCGCGATCGTCGAACGCGGCGACGCGGCAACCGGCATCGAGGCGTTCCGGATGGAAACCTACCCCGCAGGCAACGCGTTCTGCGAAATCCGCGCGGGCGGCACGCGCCGCAATCCGCGCATCGGCGCCGAGCCGGCCGACTACCTGTTCCGGATGGACGGCAAGCGCGTGTTCAGGCTTGCGTCCACGGTGATCGGCGGCTTCCTCGAGCAGCTGTTCGGCGGCAACGCGCACGCGGCGCGCGACGTCGACGTCGTGATCCCGCATCAGGCGAGCCACCTCGCGATGGAACACATCCGCAAGCGTCTCGGCATGCGTCCGGACTCGCTCGTCGACATCTACGCGCAGCACGGCAACCAGGTCGCGGCGTCGATCCCGACCGCGCTGCACGAAGCGATCGAGCAGGGACGCTTCACGCGCGGCACCCGCGCGCTGCTGATCGGCACCGCGGCCGGACTGACGGTCGGCGGGATGGTGCTCGTCGCATGA
- a CDS encoding porin: MAEIPVSGRARWRAAAPAGAALVLIAAADVHASSVTLYGIVDTSFVYTRNSGGTPDRIELQSGSLSGSRIGLKGVEQLGGGAVAVFQLENGLNAGTGQMNQGRRLFGRQSHVGLRSAGGHMIVAGRLYDPLTDLVQPLQGDGYLGQTFSTPGDVDNADASARFNHAVKWTSPRAGGLQASAMAALGGVPGAAGSGLSHGAALAYRRGPFAAAAGYLHVDLGNPAHVRRGASSADSLFNSAVNAAYASAAAVRIVRVAAQYTFGAVTAGGYYSDARYLPDGASLFGRAQHYRNVSIHGVWQATPALNAVLAYNHLHASGDSSARYRQLSAGAACLLSKRTDLYAMVGYAHATGSNGSGSAQAVVGATGVDAGGPSQLRVNAGLRHRF, translated from the coding sequence GTGGCTGAAATACCTGTGAGCGGCCGCGCGCGATGGCGCGCGGCCGCTCCCGCCGGCGCCGCGCTTGTGCTGATCGCCGCCGCCGACGTGCATGCGTCGTCGGTCACGCTCTACGGCATCGTCGATACGAGCTTCGTCTACACGCGCAACAGCGGCGGAACGCCGGATCGAATCGAACTGCAAAGCGGCAGCCTGTCCGGCTCCCGCATTGGACTGAAGGGCGTCGAGCAGCTCGGTGGCGGTGCCGTGGCCGTGTTCCAGCTCGAGAACGGCTTGAACGCCGGCACCGGCCAGATGAACCAGGGACGCCGGCTGTTCGGCCGCCAGAGCCATGTCGGCCTGCGCTCGGCGGGCGGCCACATGATCGTCGCGGGCCGCCTGTACGACCCGCTGACCGATCTCGTCCAGCCGCTGCAGGGCGACGGGTATCTGGGCCAGACCTTCTCGACGCCCGGCGACGTCGACAACGCGGATGCGAGCGCCCGTTTCAACCACGCGGTCAAATGGACGAGCCCGCGCGCGGGCGGCCTGCAGGCGTCGGCGATGGCCGCGCTCGGCGGCGTGCCGGGCGCGGCGGGTTCCGGGCTCTCGCACGGCGCCGCGCTGGCGTACCGGCGCGGCCCGTTCGCGGCGGCGGCCGGCTATCTGCATGTCGACCTCGGCAACCCGGCGCATGTGCGGCGCGGCGCATCGAGCGCCGATTCGCTGTTCAACAGCGCCGTGAACGCCGCGTACGCGTCGGCGGCGGCCGTGCGCATCGTCCGCGTCGCCGCGCAATACACGTTCGGCGCGGTCACGGCCGGCGGCTACTACAGCGACGCGCGTTACCTGCCCGACGGCGCGTCCCTGTTCGGCCGCGCGCAGCACTACCGCAACGTGTCGATCCACGGCGTGTGGCAGGCCACGCCCGCGCTGAACGCGGTGCTCGCGTACAACCACCTGCATGCATCCGGCGATTCGTCGGCCCGCTATCGGCAACTGAGCGCGGGCGCGGCCTGCCTGCTCAGCAAGCGCACCGATCTCTATGCGATGGTCGGCTACGCGCACGCGACCGGCTCGAACGGCAGCGGTTCGGCGCAGGCGGTCGTCGGCGCGACGGGCGTCGATGCGGGCGGGCCGTCGCAGCTGCGGGTGAACGCCGGGCTACGGCATCGCTTCTAG
- a CDS encoding DUF1624 domain-containing protein gives MSAFSATAAPAASHRLIAIDALRGFVMLLMLIDHVRETFFLHQQVSDPMDALSVDPALFFTRLTSQLCAPAFVFLTGLSAWLYGQDRSPAATAAFLVKRGAFLIVLELTLVSFAWTAEFPPSTLWLQVIWAIGLSMVALAALLRLPRGAQFALGAVIVAGHNLLDGFRLGPDSAGFVPWSILHQRVFIDLWDGMRARTTYPVLPWIGVILLGYAAGPWYARGTNPHARIRRLAGVGIGLVAAYVALRALNVYGDAPWRATGDALRTAMSFLAATKYPPSLMFLLPTLGASLLLLAWFERRERCPVAHRLALLGGAPMFYYLLHLYVLKALYLAALATFGANQGVVFGFSALWGVWLVAALLVVPLYWPVRWFARLKQRRKDLPWLKYL, from the coding sequence ATGTCCGCTTTTTCCGCGACCGCCGCCCCTGCGGCCTCCCACCGCCTGATCGCGATCGACGCGCTGCGCGGCTTCGTCATGCTGCTGATGCTCATCGATCACGTGCGAGAGACGTTCTTCCTGCATCAGCAGGTATCGGACCCGATGGATGCACTGTCCGTCGATCCCGCGCTTTTCTTCACGCGGCTGACGAGCCAGCTCTGCGCGCCGGCGTTCGTGTTTCTGACAGGACTGTCGGCCTGGCTCTACGGCCAGGACCGCTCGCCCGCCGCGACCGCCGCGTTTCTCGTGAAGCGCGGCGCGTTCCTGATCGTCCTCGAGCTGACGCTCGTCTCGTTCGCGTGGACGGCCGAGTTCCCGCCGTCGACGCTATGGCTGCAGGTGATCTGGGCGATCGGCCTGTCGATGGTCGCACTCGCGGCGCTGCTGCGCTTGCCGCGCGGTGCGCAGTTCGCGCTCGGCGCCGTGATCGTCGCCGGCCACAACCTGCTCGACGGCTTCCGGCTCGGGCCCGATTCGGCGGGCTTCGTGCCGTGGTCGATCCTGCATCAGCGGGTGTTCATCGATCTGTGGGACGGCATGCGCGCGCGGACGACGTACCCGGTGCTGCCGTGGATCGGCGTGATCCTGCTCGGTTACGCGGCCGGCCCGTGGTACGCGCGCGGCACCAACCCGCACGCGCGGATTCGCCGCCTCGCCGGCGTCGGCATCGGGCTCGTCGCGGCATACGTCGCGTTGCGCGCGCTGAACGTCTACGGCGACGCGCCGTGGCGCGCGACCGGCGACGCGTTGCGCACGGCCATGAGCTTTCTCGCCGCGACCAAGTACCCGCCGTCGCTGATGTTCCTGCTGCCGACGCTCGGCGCATCGCTGCTGTTGCTCGCGTGGTTCGAGCGGCGCGAGCGGTGCCCCGTCGCGCATCGCCTCGCGCTGCTCGGCGGCGCGCCGATGTTCTATTACCTGCTGCACCTGTACGTGCTGAAGGCGTTGTATCTGGCCGCACTCGCGACATTTGGCGCGAACCAGGGCGTCGTATTCGGCTTCAGCGCGCTGTGGGGCGTATGGCTCGTCGCCGCGCTTCTTGTCGTGCCGCTCTACTGGCCAGTGCGGTGGTTCGCGCGGCTCAAGCAGCGCCGCAAGGATCTCCCGTGGCTGAAATACCTGTGA
- the leuC gene encoding 3-isopropylmalate dehydratase large subunit yields MAQTLYDKLWNTHVVHTEEDGTTLLYIDRQLLHEVTSPQAFEGLKMAQRPVWRISANLAVSDHNVPTTDRSHGIADPVSKLQVDTLDANCDAFGITQFKMNDVRQGIVHIIGPEQGATLPGMTIVCGDSHTSTHGAFGALAHGIGTSEVEHVLATQTLLQKKSKNMLVKVEGALPRGCTAKDIVLAIIGKIGTAGGTGYAIEFGGSTIRALTMEGRMTVCNMAIEAGARAGMVAVDDTTIDYLKGRPFVPTGAEWDQAVEYWRQFKSDEGAQFDRVVELNAAEIVPQVTWGTSPEMVTSIDGRVPDPEREKDPVKRDAMERALAYMALEPNTPIESIKVDKIFIGSCTNARIEDIRAAAYVVKKLNRRVASNVRLAMVVPGSGLVKAQAEREGLDKVFTDAGFEWREPGCSMCLAMNADRLDPGERCASTSNRNFEGRQGAGGRTHLVSPAMAAAAAIEGHFVDIRQLG; encoded by the coding sequence ATGGCACAGACTCTCTACGACAAACTGTGGAACACCCACGTGGTCCACACCGAGGAAGACGGCACGACTTTGCTCTACATCGACCGTCAGCTGCTGCATGAAGTCACGAGCCCGCAGGCATTCGAAGGGCTGAAGATGGCGCAGCGTCCTGTGTGGCGCATCAGCGCGAACCTGGCCGTGTCGGACCACAACGTGCCGACCACCGATCGCAGCCACGGCATCGCCGATCCCGTCTCGAAGCTGCAGGTCGACACGCTCGACGCGAACTGCGATGCGTTCGGCATCACGCAGTTCAAGATGAACGACGTGCGCCAGGGCATCGTCCACATCATCGGGCCGGAGCAGGGCGCGACGCTGCCGGGCATGACGATCGTGTGCGGCGATTCGCATACGTCGACGCACGGTGCGTTCGGCGCGCTCGCGCACGGCATCGGCACGTCGGAAGTCGAGCACGTGCTCGCCACGCAAACCCTGCTGCAGAAGAAGAGCAAGAACATGCTCGTGAAGGTCGAGGGTGCGCTGCCGCGCGGCTGTACCGCGAAGGACATCGTGCTCGCGATCATCGGCAAGATCGGCACGGCCGGCGGCACGGGCTACGCGATCGAATTCGGCGGCTCGACGATCCGCGCGCTGACGATGGAAGGCCGCATGACCGTCTGCAACATGGCGATCGAAGCCGGCGCGCGCGCGGGCATGGTCGCGGTGGACGACACGACCATCGATTACCTGAAGGGCCGTCCGTTCGTGCCGACCGGTGCGGAATGGGATCAGGCCGTCGAATACTGGCGTCAGTTCAAGTCGGACGAAGGCGCGCAGTTCGATCGCGTGGTCGAGCTGAACGCGGCCGAGATCGTGCCGCAGGTCACGTGGGGCACGTCGCCTGAAATGGTCACGTCGATCGACGGTCGCGTGCCCGATCCCGAACGCGAGAAGGATCCGGTCAAGCGCGACGCGATGGAGCGTGCGCTGGCCTACATGGCGCTCGAGCCGAACACGCCGATCGAGTCGATCAAGGTCGACAAGATCTTCATCGGTTCGTGCACGAACGCGCGCATCGAGGACATCCGCGCAGCCGCGTACGTCGTGAAGAAACTGAACCGTCGTGTCGCGTCGAACGTGCGGCTCGCGATGGTCGTGCCGGGTTCGGGCCTCGTGAAGGCACAGGCCGAGCGCGAAGGGCTCGACAAGGTGTTCACGGATGCCGGCTTCGAATGGCGCGAGCCGGGCTGCTCGATGTGCCTCGCGATGAACGCGGACCGGCTGGATCCGGGCGAGCGCTGCGCGTCGACGTCGAACCGCAACTTCGAAGGCCGGCAGGGCGCGGGCGGTCGCACGCACCTCGTGAGCCCCGCGATGGCGGCGGCCGCGGCGATCGAAGGTCATTTCGTCGATATTCGCCAGCTGGGGTAA
- the leuD gene encoding 3-isopropylmalate dehydratase small subunit — MEKFTVHTGVVAPLDRENVDTDAIIPKQFLKSIKRTGFGPNAFDEWRYLDHGEPGQDNSKRPLNPDFVLNQPRYQGASLLLARKNFGCGSSREHAPWALQQYGFRAIIAPSFADIFFNNCYKNGLLPIVLTEQQVDHLFNETVAFNGFQLTIDLDAQVVRAGDGREYPFEITAFRKYCLLNGFDDIGLTLRHADKIRQFEAERLVKQPWLDTKLVG, encoded by the coding sequence ATGGAAAAATTCACTGTGCATACCGGCGTCGTGGCGCCGCTCGATCGCGAGAACGTCGACACCGACGCGATCATCCCGAAGCAGTTCCTGAAGTCGATCAAGCGCACGGGCTTCGGTCCGAACGCGTTCGACGAATGGCGTTACCTCGATCACGGCGAGCCGGGCCAGGACAACTCGAAGCGTCCGCTGAATCCCGATTTCGTGCTGAACCAGCCGCGCTACCAGGGCGCATCCTTGCTGCTCGCGCGCAAGAACTTCGGCTGCGGCAGCTCGCGCGAGCACGCACCGTGGGCGCTGCAGCAGTACGGCTTCCGCGCGATCATCGCGCCGAGCTTCGCGGACATCTTCTTCAACAACTGCTACAAGAACGGGCTGTTGCCGATCGTGCTGACCGAGCAGCAGGTCGATCACCTGTTCAACGAGACGGTGGCGTTCAACGGTTTTCAACTGACGATCGACCTCGACGCACAGGTCGTGCGTGCGGGCGACGGCCGCGAGTATCCGTTCGAGATCACCGCGTTCCGCAAGTACTGCCTGCTGAACGGCTTCGACGACATCGGCCTCACGCTGCGCCACGCGGACAAGATTCGCCAGTTCGAGGCCGAGCGCCTCGTGAAGCAGCCGTGGCTCGACACCAAGCTGGTCGGCTGA
- the leuB gene encoding 3-isopropylmalate dehydrogenase, which translates to MKIAVLPGDGIGPEIVNEAVKVLNALDETFELEQAPVGGAGYEASGHPLPEATLKLAKEADAILFGAVGDWKYDSLERALRPEQAILGLRKHLELFANFRPAICYPQLVDASPLKPELVAGLDILIVRELNGDIYFGQPRGVRAAPDGPFAGEREGFDTMRYSEPEVRRIAHVAFQAARKRAKKLLSVDKANVLETSQFWRDIMIDVSKEYADVELSHMYVDNAAMQLAKAPKQFDVIVTGNMFGDILSDEASMLTGSIGMLPSASLDKNNKGLYEPSHGSAPDIAGKGIANPLATILSAAMMLRYSLNRVEQADRIERAVKTVLEQGYRTGDIATPGGRQVGTTAMGDAVVAAL; encoded by the coding sequence ATGAAGATTGCAGTGCTGCCCGGCGACGGCATCGGTCCGGAAATCGTCAATGAAGCGGTGAAGGTGCTGAACGCACTCGACGAGACGTTCGAACTCGAACAGGCGCCGGTCGGCGGCGCGGGCTACGAGGCAAGCGGTCATCCGCTGCCGGAGGCGACGCTGAAACTCGCGAAGGAAGCCGACGCGATCCTGTTCGGCGCCGTGGGCGACTGGAAGTACGACTCGCTCGAGCGCGCGCTGCGCCCCGAGCAGGCGATCCTCGGGCTGCGCAAGCATCTCGAGCTGTTCGCGAACTTCCGCCCGGCGATCTGCTACCCGCAGCTCGTCGACGCATCGCCGCTGAAGCCGGAACTGGTCGCGGGCCTCGACATCCTGATCGTGCGCGAACTGAACGGCGACATCTACTTCGGCCAGCCGCGCGGCGTGCGTGCCGCGCCGGACGGCCCGTTCGCGGGCGAACGCGAAGGCTTCGACACGATGCGCTATTCGGAACCGGAAGTGCGTCGCATCGCGCACGTCGCGTTCCAGGCGGCCCGCAAGCGCGCGAAGAAGCTGCTGTCGGTCGACAAGGCGAACGTGCTCGAAACGTCGCAGTTCTGGCGCGACATCATGATCGACGTGTCGAAGGAGTACGCGGACGTCGAGCTGTCGCACATGTACGTCGACAACGCGGCGATGCAGCTCGCGAAGGCGCCGAAGCAGTTCGACGTGATCGTCACCGGCAACATGTTCGGCGACATCCTCTCGGATGAAGCGTCGATGCTGACGGGCTCGATCGGCATGCTGCCGTCGGCGTCGCTCGACAAGAACAACAAGGGCCTGTACGAACCGTCGCACGGTTCGGCGCCGGACATCGCGGGCAAGGGCATCGCGAACCCGCTCGCGACGATCCTGTCGGCCGCGATGATGCTGCGTTACTCGCTGAATCGTGTGGAGCAGGCCGATCGCATCGAGCGCGCGGTGAAAACGGTGCTCGAACAGGGCTACCGCACGGGCGACATCGCGACGCCGGGCGGCCGGCAGGTCGGCACGACGGCGATGGGCGACGCGGTGGTCGCGGCGCTGTAA
- the asd gene encoding aspartate-semialdehyde dehydrogenase encodes MNVGLVGWRGMVGSVLMQRMQEEGDFDLIEPVFFSTSNTGGKAPSFAKNETTLKDATNVDELKKCDVIITCQGGDYTNDVFPKLRAAGWNGYWIDAASSLRMKDDAVIILDPVNLDVIKDALVKGTKNFIGGNCTVSLMLMALGGLFRENLVDWMTAMTYQAASGAGAQNMRELLSQMGTLNGAVKEQLADPASAILDIDRRVLAAMNSDAMPTSNFGVPLAGSLIPWIDKDLGNGMSKEEWKGGAETNKILGKPAMGEPGSIPVDGLCVRIGAMRCHSQALTIKLNKDVPLDEINGILASANDWVKVVPNEREASMRDLSPANVTGTLTVPVGRLRKLAMGGEYLSAFTVGDQLLWGAAEPLRRMLRILLDK; translated from the coding sequence ATGAACGTAGGTCTCGTAGGTTGGCGCGGCATGGTCGGCAGCGTCCTGATGCAGCGCATGCAGGAAGAGGGCGATTTCGACCTGATCGAACCGGTGTTTTTCAGCACCAGCAACACGGGCGGCAAAGCGCCGTCGTTCGCGAAAAACGAGACTACGCTCAAGGACGCGACCAACGTCGACGAGCTGAAGAAGTGCGACGTGATCATCACGTGCCAGGGCGGCGACTACACGAACGACGTGTTCCCGAAGCTGCGCGCAGCGGGCTGGAACGGCTACTGGATCGATGCGGCCTCGTCGCTGCGGATGAAGGACGACGCGGTCATCATCCTCGATCCGGTCAACCTCGACGTGATCAAGGACGCGCTCGTCAAGGGCACGAAGAACTTCATCGGCGGCAACTGCACGGTCAGCCTGATGCTGATGGCGCTCGGCGGCCTGTTCCGCGAGAACCTCGTCGACTGGATGACGGCGATGACCTACCAGGCCGCATCGGGCGCGGGCGCGCAGAACATGCGCGAACTGCTGTCGCAGATGGGCACGCTGAACGGCGCGGTGAAGGAGCAGCTCGCCGATCCGGCATCCGCGATCCTCGACATCGACCGCCGCGTGCTGGCCGCGATGAACAGCGATGCGATGCCGACCAGCAACTTCGGCGTGCCGCTCGCCGGCTCGCTGATCCCGTGGATCGACAAGGATCTCGGCAACGGGATGTCGAAGGAAGAGTGGAAGGGCGGCGCGGAAACCAACAAGATCCTCGGCAAGCCGGCGATGGGCGAGCCGGGTTCGATCCCGGTCGACGGCCTGTGCGTGCGGATCGGCGCAATGCGCTGCCACTCGCAGGCACTGACGATCAAGCTGAACAAGGACGTGCCGCTCGACGAGATCAACGGCATCCTCGCGTCGGCGAACGACTGGGTGAAGGTCGTGCCGAACGAGCGTGAAGCGTCGATGCGCGACCTGTCGCCGGCGAACGTCACGGGCACGCTGACGGTGCCGGTCGGCCGCCTGCGCAAGCTCGCGATGGGCGGCGAATACCTGTCCGCGTTCACGGTCGGCGACCAGCTGCTGTGGGGTGCGGCCGAGCCGCTGCGCCGCATGCTGCGCATCCTGCTCGACAAGTAA